TTGGTGTGAAGAATCAATTTTAGCAGGTAACGGACTGAGAATCCAGAGTTGGATGCGTATCTATTTTTGGTTGTTCGGCACCAATCAGGATGATATCCATTTCCTAGTGTTTTCATCCGAAAAGGGAAGAGTCATGTGAAGTACCATCATTTTATCATCACCCGGTTCAACGTGAACATATATGACATCGATTTTCCCAATCGGTTGTTGGACACTTGGTTGTCGCTGCGTTTCGAGCTGTTCCAAAAGTACTGTTTTCCCACGGTCAAGGCCCAGGTGAATCAGGATTTCACCTGGCTGGTTCTCTTTGATGAGCAGACACCGGCCCGGTACAAGGCCCTGATCGACGTGTACGCCAGGTATCCCAATTTTACGCCGGTATTCTGCGGCGCGTTCAACACGATCATGGACACGGTGCGGGGAAAGATGCGGGAACTCGCTCCAAAGGCCGAATGGTTTCTGACCACCCGCCTGGACAACGACGACGGTCTGTCCATCGGTTTCGTGCAGTGTCTGCACGGGGTCGTGGAGACTCTCAACGAGCAGGACATCAAGCCCGCGGACACGCTGTACATTAACTTTCCCAACGGGCTGCAGTTCCATGAAGGGGACTTCTACGACTTCAAAGACGAGACCAATGCCTTTGTTTCCCTGCTTGAGCGGCCGGATTCTCCGCACACGGTTTTCTGGGTGGATCATCCTTCCATACATGACGTGGCCCCGGTCATCCAGGCTGAGACCGGTCCCTTGTGGCTGCAGGTGGTGCACGACATGAACGTATACAACTATGTTCGAGGAAAAAAGGTCGATCCCTCGGGCGTTTACAGGTTCTTTCCTTGCGAGTTCAAAGGAGCATAGCCTATCAAGACAGGTTCCAATGGAATGAACCTGGTCCGGCAGGCTGGTTGATTCCGGAAGAGAGGAAAGACAGCGTACAGCGAGGTGGGCATGGACAGGTACTGGAAAGAGATCATGTTGTACGTTGGCGTGTTGGGCACAGGCTACCTGTTGTTTGCCCAAACCGATGCGTTTGAATGGTATTACGCGTTCAGCCGGGCGCACGAGTCTTTCGAGCTGGATGAGCTGGCCCTGATTGTTCCCGTCATTCTGCTTTGTCTTGTTGTTTTCGCTGTCCTGCGTCTGCGCGATCTCAGAAGGAAAACCTGTGACCTGAATCGTGTGCATGACGAACTCATACAGGCCAACAGCAGCCTTGAGGAATTGGCAAAATCCAAGGAGGAGTTCATGGATGTGGCATGCCATGAGCTGAAGAGTCCGCTCAGCGGAATCGTGGGAGCCCTTCAGCTGATGGATTTGTCCGAGACTGAGGCGGAGCGGCGGGAAAGTGCCGAGCTGGCCATGAATGCCGCCAGGAATCTGTCGGTTCTCATCGACGATGTCCGCGAGTTCAACCGGATAAGCCGTGATCGGTCGGTGACGATGAAGGCCTTCAGTCTGCCCGGCTTTGCGGAGTTTGTTCGCCATGTGGCGCAGACCCAGACGGACGCCAAGCAGTTGGAACTGCAGGTTGTCGTTGAAAACGACATCCCGGAACATATTCTCGGCTCCGAATCCGCCCTGCGTCTGATCGTCCTGAACCTCGTGGGCAATGCGGTCAAGTTCACCCAACACGGCGGGATATCGGTCCATTTTTCCTTTCAGAAAGCCGAGAGAACGGAGTTGACCGTTACGGTGACGGACACCGGCATCGGCATCCCCAAGGCGGATCACGAGCGCATTTTCGAGGCCTATACCAAGGTCGACAATGCGTCAGGGGCACGGGGAGGTCTGGGACTCGGCCTGGCCATCGTCAAACGGCTTGTGGACCAATTGGGCGGCGAAATCACGGTTTCCAGTGAAGAAGGGCAAGGGTCGCTGTTCAGGGTCAGCGTTCCCATGAGCCCGGCTTGATTATTCGAAGCGGTGGATTCCCCCGCAGGGCTGTGCCGTCACCGCAGCTTCCTGATGCGTTCCTGTTCGCTCAGGATGTACGAAAGCAGCTTTCGGGACAGGTCTCCATAGACCCTGATGGCGTCCGTATTGAGCGGGATATCCACATATTGCATGAGCAGTCGGTCTTGCCCGTCATGGATGCGGGGTATGATCCCGGCAAAG
Above is a window of Pseudodesulfovibrio sp. S3 DNA encoding:
- a CDS encoding glycosyltransferase; its protein translation is MKYHHFIITRFNVNIYDIDFPNRLLDTWLSLRFELFQKYCFPTVKAQVNQDFTWLVLFDEQTPARYKALIDVYARYPNFTPVFCGAFNTIMDTVRGKMRELAPKAEWFLTTRLDNDDGLSIGFVQCLHGVVETLNEQDIKPADTLYINFPNGLQFHEGDFYDFKDETNAFVSLLERPDSPHTVFWVDHPSIHDVAPVIQAETGPLWLQVVHDMNVYNYVRGKKVDPSGVYRFFPCEFKGA
- a CDS encoding HAMP domain-containing sensor histidine kinase, which codes for MDRYWKEIMLYVGVLGTGYLLFAQTDAFEWYYAFSRAHESFELDELALIVPVILLCLVVFAVLRLRDLRRKTCDLNRVHDELIQANSSLEELAKSKEEFMDVACHELKSPLSGIVGALQLMDLSETEAERRESAELAMNAARNLSVLIDDVREFNRISRDRSVTMKAFSLPGFAEFVRHVAQTQTDAKQLELQVVVENDIPEHILGSESALRLIVLNLVGNAVKFTQHGGISVHFSFQKAERTELTVTVTDTGIGIPKADHERIFEAYTKVDNASGARGGLGLGLAIVKRLVDQLGGEITVSSEEGQGSLFRVSVPMSPA